In Bordetella holmesii ATCC 51541, the following proteins share a genomic window:
- a CDS encoding copper resistance D family protein: protein MVYNVVKLLHVLAVIFWLGGMAYTLFFVRPALACLPPPLRLQTLRGLLARFLGAVLAAILIALASGAWMLADVASQVRATGGSLNIPPAWHLMAGLGVVMAAIYFYVRYALFARLNAAVERADWPAGAQVAATLRTWVGVNLVLGVLIVAAVLL, encoded by the coding sequence ATGGTCTACAACGTGGTGAAACTGCTGCATGTGCTGGCCGTCATTTTCTGGCTCGGCGGCATGGCCTATACCTTGTTTTTCGTGCGGCCGGCGCTGGCCTGTCTGCCGCCGCCCCTACGGCTGCAGACGTTGCGCGGCCTGCTGGCGCGGTTTCTGGGCGCGGTACTGGCAGCCATCCTGATTGCCCTGGCAAGCGGGGCGTGGATGCTGGCGGATGTCGCCTCTCAGGTACGAGCCACCGGCGGCAGTCTGAACATCCCGCCTGCCTGGCACCTCATGGCCGGGCTGGGCGTGGTCATGGCCGCGATCTATTTTTATGTCCGCTACGCCCTCTTTGCACGGTTGAATGCCGCCGTCGAGCGTGCCGACTGGCCCGCCGGCGCTCAGGTTGCCGCGACGCTGCGGACCTGGGTGGGCGTCAATCTGGTGCTGGGCGTGCTCATCGTCGCCGCCGTGCTGCTTTGA
- a CDS encoding cytochrome o ubiquinol oxidase, subunit III: MTHAVANPSHDAHHGHEHHDDGSKTVFGFWVYLMSDLLIFSVLFATFAVLSNATAGGPHGSELFDLNFVLVETMLLLISSFTFGVAMLNLHAGKANKVIAWLVITFLLGAGFIAMELYEFQHLIHEGAGPDRSAYMSAFFFLVGTHGLHVTAGLLWIIIMIDMVRRHGLDSVNKRRLSCLSLFWHFLDIVWICVFTFVYLMGAI; this comes from the coding sequence ATGACTCACGCTGTAGCCAACCCCTCTCACGATGCCCATCACGGGCATGAGCACCACGACGATGGATCCAAGACCGTTTTCGGTTTCTGGGTCTATCTGATGAGCGACTTGCTCATTTTCTCGGTGCTGTTTGCGACCTTTGCCGTGCTGTCGAATGCGACGGCGGGCGGCCCGCACGGCAGCGAATTGTTCGACCTGAACTTCGTTCTGGTCGAAACGATGCTGCTGCTGATCTCCAGCTTCACCTTTGGCGTGGCCATGCTCAATCTGCATGCGGGCAAGGCCAACAAGGTGATCGCCTGGCTGGTCATCACCTTCTTGCTGGGCGCCGGCTTTATCGCCATGGAGCTCTATGAGTTCCAGCACCTCATCCATGAAGGCGCGGGCCCGGACCGCAGTGCCTACATGTCGGCCTTTTTCTTCCTGGTCGGCACCCACGGTCTGCACGTCACCGCCGGTTTGCTGTGGATCATCATCATGATCGACATGGTGCGTCGCCACGGCCTGGATAGCGTCAACAAGCGTCGTCTGTCGTGCCTGAGCCTGTTCTGGCACTTCCTGGACATCGTCTGGATCTGCGTCTTCACCTTTGTCTACCTCATGGGAGCCATCTGA
- a CDS encoding sensory box protein: MQHFSWGRWLGRHAAEQGARLAALDKVQAVIEFDLDGQVLAANDIFLETFGYTLPEILGQHHRIFIDAEERDTGAYQRFWEKLALGMPDSGRYRRVAKDGRDIWLQASYNPICDAQGHPVKVVKYATDITAEQLRRADAEGQLEAIGKVQAVIEFDLQGYILHANDLFLGALGYRLDEVVDQHHSMFVQSEERRSAAYGDFWRRLSSGEHQTGQFLRIGKGGRNVWIEASYNPIFDADGRPFKVVKYATDITRRFTAAQTLRVAVQSLSENAERASQANDLAQEACLVAEQGGQTVHNVISTMNAITASSRKISEIIGVMGGIAFQTNILALNAAVEAARAGNHGKGFAVVAAEVRSLAQNSAAAAKEIKDLIRSSVQQIERGASLVQSAGSTMTDIVASSRRVTEIMAEVVQESLEQSGRLGDVTEDLTQASAGGRQAPVARLALTEPRALRIDAARPALVTH, encoded by the coding sequence ATGCAGCACTTCTCATGGGGAAGATGGCTCGGACGGCACGCAGCCGAGCAGGGCGCCAGGCTGGCGGCATTGGATAAAGTGCAGGCGGTGATCGAGTTCGACCTGGATGGGCAGGTGCTGGCGGCCAATGATATTTTCCTGGAAACCTTCGGCTATACCTTGCCGGAGATTCTGGGTCAGCATCACCGCATATTCATCGATGCTGAGGAAAGAGATACGGGCGCTTATCAGCGCTTCTGGGAAAAGCTTGCGTTGGGTATGCCCGATTCGGGGCGTTACCGTCGGGTGGCCAAGGACGGCCGCGATATCTGGCTGCAAGCCAGCTATAACCCGATTTGCGATGCGCAGGGTCATCCCGTCAAAGTCGTCAAGTACGCAACCGACATAACTGCGGAGCAACTGCGGCGCGCCGATGCCGAGGGGCAGCTCGAAGCCATCGGCAAAGTCCAGGCTGTTATCGAGTTTGATTTGCAGGGCTATATCCTGCATGCCAATGATTTATTTCTCGGTGCCCTGGGTTATCGCCTGGATGAGGTCGTGGACCAGCACCACAGCATGTTTGTCCAGTCCGAGGAGCGTCGCAGCGCCGCCTATGGGGACTTCTGGCGACGCCTCAGTTCGGGAGAGCATCAGACCGGCCAGTTTCTGCGTATCGGCAAGGGTGGCCGCAATGTGTGGATCGAAGCCAGTTACAACCCCATCTTCGATGCCGACGGCCGTCCTTTCAAAGTGGTGAAGTACGCCACGGACATCACGCGGCGCTTCACTGCGGCGCAGACCCTGCGCGTGGCGGTGCAGAGCCTGAGCGAGAATGCCGAACGAGCATCGCAGGCCAATGACCTGGCGCAGGAGGCTTGCCTCGTGGCCGAGCAGGGCGGCCAGACCGTTCATAACGTCATCAGCACCATGAATGCCATCACGGCCAGTTCGCGCAAGATCTCCGAGATCATAGGCGTGATGGGTGGCATTGCGTTTCAGACCAATATTCTGGCGCTCAACGCTGCCGTAGAGGCCGCGCGAGCAGGCAACCACGGAAAGGGCTTTGCCGTCGTGGCCGCCGAGGTTCGCAGCCTGGCGCAAAACAGCGCCGCGGCAGCCAAGGAAATCAAAGACCTCATTCGCAGTTCGGTCCAGCAGATCGAACGTGGCGCAAGTCTGGTCCAATCGGCGGGCAGCACCATGACCGACATCGTAGCGTCCTCGCGCCGCGTGACGGAAATCATGGCAGAGGTGGTGCAGGAGTCCCTGGAGCAATCTGGCAGGCTGGGAGACGTGACGGAGGATCTGACACAGGCCAGCGCCGGCGGGCGGCAGGCGCCTGTGGCCAGGCTGGCGCTGACGGAACCTCGCGCGTTGCGCATCGATGCCGCACGGCCCGCGTTGGTCACTCACTGA
- a CDS encoding peptidase M23 family protein encodes MIWPAEGKLTRGYNGSSSNGLVIANVSGSPVKAAAAGTVAYASNGLRGYGNLVIVRHGSTFITIYAHNRKLLVKQGQSVKQGQQIAEMGNSDASSNQLYFELRRDGKPVDPTGVLPTR; translated from the coding sequence TTGATCTGGCCGGCCGAGGGCAAGCTTACCCGCGGCTATAACGGATCCTCTTCCAATGGGCTGGTCATCGCCAATGTGTCCGGCTCGCCGGTGAAAGCCGCCGCCGCTGGCACGGTGGCCTACGCCAGCAACGGTTTGCGAGGGTATGGCAATCTGGTCATTGTGCGTCACGGGTCGACCTTCATCACCATCTACGCCCATAACCGCAAATTGCTGGTCAAGCAGGGGCAAAGCGTCAAGCAGGGCCAGCAAATAGCCGAGATGGGCAATAGCGACGCCAGTTCGAATCAGCTCTACTTTGAACTGCGGCGCGATGGCAAGCCCGTCGACCCGACTGGCGTGCTGCCCACACGCTGA
- a CDS encoding pirin family protein: MNRKAVLERLSAPSPHWVGNGFPVRSLFSYPSLGRRLSPFLLLDYAGPATFAGDGVRRGVGEHPHRGFETVTIVYAGEVAHR; the protein is encoded by the coding sequence ATGAATCGCAAGGCTGTGCTCGAGCGCCTCTCGGCGCCTTCGCCGCACTGGGTGGGCAACGGATTCCCGGTGCGCTCGTTGTTTTCCTATCCCTCGCTCGGTCGCCGGCTCAGCCCGTTTTTGCTGCTGGACTACGCCGGGCCGGCGACCTTTGCGGGCGACGGTGTCAGGCGCGGGGTGGGCGAACATCCGCATCGCGGCTTCGAGACAGTGACTATTGTCTACGCAGGCGAGGTGGCGCATCGGTGA
- a CDS encoding cytochrome o ubiquinol oxidase subunit IV, translated as MSAHHDVAHADHADHGSLKSYIIGFILSIVLTLLAFWLVMNGGFSRQLILIGVLVLCVAQLLVQLVFFMHMGASKSQRDNLAAFIFTVMVIAIIVGGSIWVLHNMNANMLHPMP; from the coding sequence ATGTCCGCTCATCACGACGTCGCCCACGCCGACCATGCCGATCACGGCAGCCTGAAGTCCTACATCATCGGTTTTATTCTCTCCATCGTTCTGACCCTGCTCGCTTTCTGGCTGGTCATGAACGGCGGTTTCTCGCGCCAGCTCATCTTGATCGGCGTGCTGGTACTGTGCGTGGCCCAGTTGCTGGTTCAGCTGGTCTTCTTCATGCACATGGGCGCATCCAAGAGCCAGCGTGACAATCTGGCCGCCTTCATCTTCACGGTCATGGTGATTGCCATCATCGTGGGGGGATCGATCTGGGTGCTGCACAACATGAACGCCAACATGTTGCACCCCATGCCCTGA
- the atzF gene encoding allophanate hydrolase, producing MNTYAAPILGWTLAQWRQAYREGATPEALLAAFTADSGHDNAWIAGLSAAGLADQLSGLARLLHRAGGDRERLPLYGVPFAVKDNIDAQGWPTTAACPTFSYVPDTDATVVSRLRSAGAILVGKTNLDQFATGLVGTRSPHGPVRNTFDADYISGGSSSGSASVVARGLVPFSLGTDTAGSGRVPAGFNNIVGLKPTRGWLSTAGVVPACRTLDCVSVFALTVEDALAVADIAGGFDGADPYSRAEPLGARISWQAPARVAVPAQCEFFGDEAARRVHEEALERLRQMGVHIEAIDFTPFEELATLLYQGPWVAERFAAVQSVWRDQPEAMDPVVRGIVEQAQNFSATDAFVAEYRRAALARRIQDTLAGFDALVVPTSPSIYRIEQLQADPVTLNSRLGFYTNFANLADLSALAVPAGMRDDGLPAGITFIGLTWQDHGLAAFGQRWQRALDLPMGATGRPLPPADVLPISVDTVRVAVVGAHLSGMPLNHQLISRQATLAEQTRTAARYRLYALANTTPPKPGLVRGEHEGASIDVELWDVPSVHFGSFVALISAPLGIGTLELADGRQVKGFICEPYGLQGARDITAYGGWRAFVADAQR from the coding sequence ATGAATACATACGCCGCACCAATCCTGGGATGGACCTTGGCGCAATGGCGCCAGGCGTACCGTGAGGGTGCTACGCCCGAAGCGCTACTCGCTGCTTTTACGGCGGACAGCGGTCATGACAACGCCTGGATTGCCGGCCTGAGCGCGGCCGGGCTGGCGGATCAATTGTCAGGTCTGGCACGGCTGCTGCATCGCGCCGGCGGAGATAGGGAGCGTTTGCCGCTATATGGCGTGCCCTTTGCGGTCAAGGATAATATCGACGCGCAGGGCTGGCCCACGACGGCGGCCTGCCCGACGTTTTCTTATGTGCCGGATACGGATGCCACCGTGGTGAGCAGATTGCGCTCGGCCGGTGCCATCCTGGTGGGCAAGACCAACCTTGATCAGTTTGCTACCGGTCTGGTGGGTACGCGCTCTCCACATGGACCCGTGCGCAATACGTTCGATGCAGACTACATCAGCGGCGGCTCGAGCTCGGGCTCGGCCTCGGTGGTCGCGCGCGGTTTGGTGCCGTTCTCGTTGGGCACGGATACCGCCGGCTCCGGGCGCGTACCCGCCGGGTTCAACAACATTGTGGGCTTAAAGCCTACCCGAGGGTGGCTCAGCACGGCAGGCGTCGTGCCGGCCTGCCGGACGCTGGATTGCGTCTCGGTTTTTGCGCTGACCGTCGAGGACGCCCTCGCGGTGGCGGACATTGCGGGTGGCTTCGACGGTGCGGACCCTTACTCGCGCGCCGAGCCATTGGGCGCGCGCATCTCCTGGCAGGCGCCAGCGCGCGTGGCGGTGCCGGCGCAATGCGAATTTTTTGGCGATGAGGCGGCTCGCCGCGTGCATGAGGAAGCCCTGGAGCGCTTGCGTCAGATGGGCGTGCATATCGAGGCGATCGACTTCACGCCTTTCGAAGAATTGGCCACGTTGCTGTATCAGGGTCCCTGGGTCGCCGAGCGCTTTGCCGCCGTCCAGTCGGTCTGGCGTGACCAGCCCGAGGCGATGGATCCGGTGGTGCGCGGCATTGTGGAGCAGGCCCAAAACTTCAGCGCCACCGATGCCTTCGTTGCCGAGTATCGCCGCGCCGCGCTGGCCCGACGAATTCAGGACACACTGGCAGGCTTCGATGCGCTGGTCGTGCCGACATCGCCTTCCATTTATCGCATAGAGCAGTTGCAGGCCGATCCGGTGACGCTCAATTCACGGTTGGGTTTCTACACCAACTTTGCCAACTTGGCCGACCTGTCGGCGCTAGCCGTACCAGCGGGCATGCGCGACGACGGCTTGCCTGCGGGTATCACGTTTATTGGTCTGACCTGGCAGGACCACGGATTGGCCGCGTTTGGTCAACGCTGGCAGCGTGCGTTGGATCTACCCATGGGTGCTACTGGCAGGCCATTGCCGCCTGCCGACGTGCTGCCGATCTCGGTCGATACCGTCCGCGTAGCCGTGGTCGGTGCGCATCTGAGTGGCATGCCGCTCAATCATCAGTTGATCTCACGGCAGGCGACGTTGGCGGAGCAGACGCGAACGGCCGCCCGCTATCGCCTTTATGCGCTGGCCAATACGACGCCGCCAAAGCCGGGCCTGGTGCGCGGGGAGCACGAGGGGGCGAGTATCGACGTGGAGCTTTGGGACGTGCCCAGTGTGCATTTCGGGTCATTCGTGGCGTTGATCTCCGCGCCGTTGGGCATAGGCACGCTGGAGCTGGCCGACGGCCGCCAGGTCAAAGGCTTTATCTGCGAGCCTTACGGACTGCAGGGCGCGCGCGACATCACCGCTTATGGGGGGTGGCGCGCTTTTGTCGCCGACGCTCAGCGCTGA
- a CDS encoding integrase core domain protein produces MENAYIESFNGKFRDECLNEHWFLSLRQAKSLIENWRVEYNTDRPHSALGYLTPAQFVQAHQKEGLLPLGSMSVPY; encoded by the coding sequence GTGGAGAACGCTTATATCGAAAGTTTCAACGGCAAGTTCCGCGACGAATGCCTTAACGAGCACTGGTTCTTGTCCCTGCGACAGGCTAAAAGCTTGATCGAAAACTGGCGAGTCGAGTACAACACCGATCGGCCTCACAGCGCGCTCGGATATTTAACGCCGGCGCAATTCGTGCAGGCTCATCAGAAAGAAGGTCTTTTACCCCTGGGCTCTATGTCGGTGCCGTACTAA
- a CDS encoding cytochrome o ubiquinol oxidase, subunit I, whose protein sequence is MFGKLTLEAVPYHEPIVMVTLAAVALGGLALLGAITYLGKWKYLWTEWFTTVDHKRIGVMYIIVALIMLLRGFADAIMMRTQLAVASGDSTGFLPPHHYDQIFTAHGVIMIFFMAMPFITGLMNLIVPLQIGARDVAYPFLNSLSFWLFSAGVVLIMMSLFVGEFAATGWLAYPPLSGLDYSPSVGVDYYIWALQISGLGTTLSGINFVVTILRMRAPGMNLMKMPVFTWTALVTNILIVAAFPVLTATLALLTADRYLGTHFFTNDGGGNVMMYVNLIWIWGHPEVYILILPCFGAFSEIIATYSRKPLFGYNSMVYATAAIGVLSFLVWLHHFFTMGAGANVNAFFGIATMIISIPTGAKVFNWLFTMYKGRVQMTTPVLWTIGFMVTFVIGGMTGVLMAIPAVSFVLHNSLFLIAHFHNVIIGGVVFGCIAAMTYWFPKAFGFKLNERLGRYSFWCWFIGFYLAFMPLYILGFKGMTRRLNHYDNPEWQPYLIVALVGAFFIALGIWFLLQQVVVSIRDRKQNLDLTGDPWNGRTLEWATSSPPPFYNFAHVPHVDALDQHWEDKERGIAYVQPKKYEDIHMPRNTGAGIYISAFGLVMGFALIWHIWWLAAVGLVGMIGCFIARVYDRDVDYYVPAAEVERIENEHYANLQKAA, encoded by the coding sequence ATGTTCGGAAAACTCACTCTGGAGGCCGTTCCGTACCATGAACCTATCGTCATGGTTACGCTGGCCGCTGTCGCCCTGGGAGGCCTCGCGCTCCTGGGCGCGATAACCTATCTGGGCAAGTGGAAGTATCTGTGGACCGAGTGGTTTACCACCGTGGATCACAAGCGCATTGGCGTGATGTACATCATCGTCGCCCTGATCATGCTGCTGCGCGGCTTTGCCGACGCCATCATGATGCGCACCCAACTAGCGGTCGCCTCGGGCGACTCGACCGGCTTTCTGCCGCCGCATCACTACGATCAGATCTTCACCGCCCACGGCGTCATCATGATTTTCTTCATGGCGATGCCCTTTATTACGGGCCTGATGAACCTCATCGTGCCGCTGCAGATCGGCGCGCGCGACGTGGCCTATCCCTTTCTGAACTCGCTGAGCTTCTGGCTGTTCTCCGCTGGCGTTGTGCTGATCATGATGTCGCTGTTCGTGGGCGAATTCGCCGCGACCGGCTGGCTGGCGTATCCGCCGTTGTCGGGTCTGGATTACAGCCCGAGCGTGGGGGTGGATTACTACATCTGGGCACTGCAGATATCCGGCTTGGGCACGACGCTAAGCGGCATCAACTTCGTGGTCACCATCCTGCGCATGCGTGCGCCGGGCATGAACCTGATGAAGATGCCGGTGTTCACCTGGACGGCCCTGGTTACCAACATCCTGATCGTGGCGGCCTTCCCTGTGCTGACGGCCACGCTGGCGCTGTTGACGGCCGATCGTTATCTCGGTACGCACTTCTTTACCAATGACGGTGGCGGCAACGTCATGATGTACGTCAACCTGATCTGGATCTGGGGCCATCCTGAGGTCTACATCCTGATCTTGCCGTGCTTTGGTGCGTTCTCTGAAATCATCGCGACCTACTCGCGCAAGCCCCTGTTCGGCTACAACTCCATGGTCTACGCGACGGCGGCCATCGGCGTGCTGTCCTTCCTGGTCTGGCTGCATCACTTCTTCACCATGGGGGCGGGGGCCAACGTCAACGCCTTCTTCGGCATCGCGACAATGATCATCTCCATCCCGACAGGGGCGAAGGTGTTCAATTGGCTGTTCACGATGTACAAGGGCCGCGTGCAGATGACCACTCCGGTGCTCTGGACCATCGGCTTCATGGTCACCTTCGTGATCGGCGGCATGACCGGCGTGCTGATGGCCATCCCGGCGGTGTCCTTCGTGCTGCACAACAGCCTGTTCCTGATCGCCCACTTCCATAACGTCATCATCGGCGGCGTGGTGTTCGGTTGTATCGCGGCAATGACCTACTGGTTCCCCAAGGCCTTCGGCTTCAAGCTGAACGAACGCCTGGGTCGCTACTCCTTCTGGTGCTGGTTCATCGGTTTCTACCTGGCCTTCATGCCCCTGTACATTCTGGGCTTCAAGGGCATGACGCGCCGTCTGAACCACTACGACAATCCGGAGTGGCAGCCTTATCTCATCGTTGCCCTGGTCGGCGCCTTCTTCATCGCGCTGGGTATCTGGTTCCTGCTGCAGCAAGTCGTGGTCTCGATCCGTGACCGCAAGCAGAATCTGGACCTGACCGGTGATCCCTGGAATGGCCGCACCCTGGAATGGGCCACGTCGTCGCCTCCGCCGTTCTACAACTTTGCCCACGTGCCCCACGTCGATGCCCTCGACCAGCACTGGGAAGACAAAGAGCGCGGCATTGCTTACGTGCAGCCCAAGAAGTACGAAGATATCCACATGCCGCGTAACACCGGTGCCGGTATCTACATCAGCGCGTTTGGTCTGGTGATGGGTTTTGCCCTGATCTGGCACATCTGGTGGCTGGCGGCCGTCGGCCTGGTCGGCATGATCGGATGCTTCATTGCCCGGGTCTACGACCGCGACGTGGATTACTACGTCCCCGCTGCCGAAGTCGAGCGCATCGAGAACGAACACTACGCCAATTTGCAAAAGGCGGCCTGA
- a CDS encoding lysM domain protein, which produces MRLILALSLIAVLAACASSSGGGAAGAGFHRVEAGETLTSIARRYDQSVADLVRWNKLSSANQIDKGQVLRVVAPGGSAKASSGASSPEPRRPRPRRGALPCGA; this is translated from the coding sequence TTGCGCCTGATTCTGGCGTTGAGCCTGATTGCCGTGCTTGCTGCGTGTGCATCCTCATCCGGAGGCGGGGCCGCCGGTGCGGGTTTTCACCGGGTCGAGGCGGGCGAGACGCTCACGAGCATTGCGCGGCGTTATGACCAGAGCGTGGCGGATCTGGTGCGCTGGAACAAGCTCTCCAGCGCGAACCAGATCGATAAGGGGCAGGTGTTGCGCGTCGTCGCGCCCGGCGGCAGCGCCAAGGCGTCGTCGGGCGCTTCTTCCCCCGAGCCGCGGCGGCCAAGGCCGCGCCGCGGGGCGCTCCCGTGCGGGGCATAA
- a CDS encoding methyltransferase domain protein, translated as MYFFRSSPFMTRDLRNLSHGQHRSRTDLEARLAELGDLPGWPVSRQVALLRDVANCQLGEFLLTHGGLDAHWTDVVVGRQPGTGEATERMLLQRLPAAAATRARFEIFTRQLQHALRPGMALVSLPCGTLTDLLSLDFSQARPARLIGIDIDDAALATAARRAAELGMDVELRQEDAWRCRLDVAADIVVSHGLSIYEPDDDRVRELYRRCAAMLKPTGLLVTSFMTPPPSLSPDSPWRMDILNPDDLMLQQVLFTRLLQPAWTGLRSHARTRALLQDAGLDEIVFHDDPAALFPTVTARRCG; from the coding sequence GTGTACTTTTTCCGTTCGAGCCCATTCATGACCCGCGACCTCCGAAACCTCAGCCATGGCCAACACCGTTCGCGCACGGATCTCGAAGCCCGTCTGGCCGAGCTGGGCGACCTTCCCGGCTGGCCCGTCAGCCGGCAGGTCGCTCTGCTGCGCGACGTGGCAAATTGCCAGCTCGGTGAGTTTCTGCTGACTCACGGCGGGCTGGACGCTCACTGGACCGACGTGGTGGTTGGCCGCCAGCCCGGCACCGGGGAGGCTACCGAACGCATGCTCCTGCAACGCCTGCCCGCGGCCGCCGCCACACGTGCGCGTTTCGAAATTTTCACGCGACAACTTCAGCACGCATTGCGCCCAGGCATGGCACTGGTCAGTCTGCCCTGCGGCACGTTGACCGACCTCTTGAGCCTGGACTTCAGTCAAGCGCGCCCAGCTCGTCTGATCGGCATCGACATCGATGACGCCGCGTTGGCCACGGCGGCGCGACGCGCCGCCGAACTGGGCATGGACGTCGAGTTGCGGCAAGAGGATGCCTGGAGATGTCGCCTGGATGTGGCCGCCGATATTGTCGTCAGTCACGGCTTGTCCATCTATGAGCCCGACGACGACCGGGTGCGAGAGCTCTACCGGCGTTGCGCCGCCATGCTCAAACCAACGGGGCTTCTGGTGACCAGCTTCATGACGCCACCGCCCAGCCTAAGCCCCGATTCGCCCTGGCGGATGGACATCCTGAATCCGGACGACCTGATGTTGCAGCAGGTGCTGTTCACCCGGCTGCTGCAACCAGCCTGGACGGGGCTGCGCAGCCACGCCAGGACCCGTGCATTGCTGCAGGATGCAGGGCTGGACGAGATCGTTTTTCACGACGATCCCGCCGCCCTCTTTCCGACCGTTACCGCGCGACGCTGCGGATGA
- a CDS encoding pirin C-terminal cupin domain protein, with protein sequence MTAAGGILHEEFHSPDFSAKGGELEMVQLWVNLPAAHKMAEPGYQAIGAQQIPQVDLPLATLRVIAGEFGGTRGPARTHTPMNVWDLRLSPGGSLSLGVPDGHQAIVVVLRGTVLLNEDEVLRDAQLAVLAAYGEIVDLEANNDALVLILSGEPIDEPIVGHGPFVMNSREEIVQAFQDFESGRFIRSVAR encoded by the coding sequence ATGACCGCCGCAGGCGGCATCTTGCACGAGGAGTTTCATTCGCCGGACTTCAGTGCCAAAGGCGGCGAGCTGGAGATGGTCCAGTTGTGGGTCAATCTACCCGCGGCGCACAAGATGGCCGAGCCGGGCTATCAGGCCATCGGTGCGCAACAGATCCCACAGGTGGATCTGCCCCTGGCCACGCTACGCGTCATCGCGGGTGAGTTCGGGGGCACCCGCGGGCCGGCGCGCACGCACACACCGATGAATGTGTGGGACCTGCGTCTTTCGCCTGGCGGCTCGCTGAGTCTTGGCGTGCCCGACGGTCATCAGGCAATCGTCGTCGTGCTGCGAGGCACGGTGCTGCTCAATGAGGACGAAGTGCTGCGCGATGCGCAGTTGGCCGTACTGGCAGCATACGGCGAGATCGTGGACCTCGAGGCCAATAATGACGCGCTCGTGCTCATCCTCAGCGGTGAGCCCATCGACGAACCCATCGTCGGGCATGGCCCTTTCGTCATGAACAGCCGCGAGGAAATCGTGCAGGCGTTTCAGGACTTCGAGAGCGGACGCTTCATCCGCAGCGTCGCGCGGTAA
- a CDS encoding integrase core domain protein: MTERSMGVTRACGLVGISRSLFAYESTRSGDAALTERMKEMAVAKRRYGYRRIHVLLRREGWQANHKRIWRLYSLAGLSVRKRKRKRIAATERVVRPAAIAPNQSWSMDFVADGLAYGRRFRCLTIVDDYTRECLAIEVDTSLPGLRVAMVLQRLAEMRGLPRSITVDNGPEFAGRALDAWGPTKQA, translated from the coding sequence ATGACCGAGCGCAGCATGGGTGTTACCCGGGCCTGTGGGCTGGTAGGAATTTCGCGGTCGCTGTTTGCCTACGAGAGCACACGCTCAGGCGATGCTGCGCTGACCGAGCGCATGAAAGAGATGGCAGTGGCGAAACGACGCTACGGCTATCGGAGGATCCATGTGCTCTTACGTCGCGAAGGCTGGCAAGCAAATCACAAGCGAATCTGGCGGCTGTACAGTCTGGCAGGGTTAAGCGTGCGAAAACGAAAGCGTAAGCGAATCGCGGCGACCGAGCGCGTGGTTCGCCCAGCGGCAATCGCGCCGAATCAGAGTTGGTCAATGGACTTTGTGGCCGACGGCCTAGCCTATGGCCGCCGATTCCGCTGTTTGACTATCGTCGATGACTACACTCGCGAATGCCTGGCCATCGAGGTCGATACGTCGTTGCCGGGACTGCGTGTTGCCATGGTGCTGCAACGGCTGGCGGAGATGCGTGGCCTGCCGCGATCTATTACCGTGGACAACGGGCCAGAGTTCGCCGGAAGAGCCTTGGACGCCTGGGGGCCTACCAAGCAGGCGTAA